The window aaatattatatctatatcaaatatattatgcattttcttatagaaatataacaaattctgAACATATGTCACTCGTTAGAGCTTCATGTGCATTTATACATaatgctttaaaaaaatatgaaggaaatacttttttagaaagagaaaaaatacatttgtgTTCACAATTGTTAAAACCAATTAAACAAGATTTTGAAAGTGCAAAAGAAGCTCTTATGCTTTTATtacttgaaagaaatatattagaaaatatatataatgatatgactattgaaaataaattatatttattagaaatcatTTGTAATGAACTCTCGAACTCGATACATAAATCTAAaagcgaatatatatttacaaaggatacaattgaatttttgattgaaagattttgtaataaaagtgatttaattttaaaaacagtgGACATATATTTAGATGAAATGGAACCTATAGAAATTGTTATTCTTCTTGATATTATTGGAATCTTGACATCAAAATTTtgtgaagaatataattttctgaataattataagaatttacttattaattgtACTTGtaagtatatttgtataatttgaagttaatattaaaaaattatatatttaatgataatattaaaatttttaagaaaatttaatattatttttatagatttattaaaatctattcaaaTGATTGGAAAACAATCAGATAATCATTTTACaccattacaaaaattaagtgATATAACTTTAGCAATGAAAggattaacaaataataattcagagGCATTTTCAAATAgtatagaatttaaagaaaatagaaataaattgaattcaacGAAAAACGATTTTCAGAATCATCCTACATTTGGTTTTAAAGCTGGTTTAATAAGGATTATTGGAAATATGtcgtataaaaataaggaatatcAAGATCTTGTAAGtacaaaattcttattttttatccatttatattttataaaaaatattttacatgtacaatatattaaatttttaatttaaatattatattaaaatcaaaattgaatttattttgaatatttgtactaaaaattgtaataaaaattaaaaactctttgaaatatatattatcgataacaatattttaagttaTCATATGTTGGTAATGTAAACAACACACTGTTTACGAAGCTTCTGAAAAGTAGCGCCGTAAAATCTTGCACGGTTATGTTTGAAACTACATTGAACATATTCTAACGAATAGTTACACTACAAAAATcccatttataattaatatcgagcaaaaaaaatgtcataattttttctaattaatcatcgatcttataatttttataatgaatccattcctcttctatttttcattttgcagCGTTGATTCATTTATCACGTGCACCCGCGTACAAAGACTTTTTGCATCATAGATCATCTTCTGACACGCGAAAtgagaaaaaacaaaaggcACAGAGGAGCAAAAGAGAGTATAGATGAATATTACAAACCTTAAGTTTAAAACAACTCTCCTATtgcttgatttttatttaacccctttatacatgtatatgtatacaggCTTTCGAGTGATCGTTATTACTTCTTATTGATTTCATCTCTGGCGCGCGAGAGATAGTGcataaaagaaacgagaacgaGTCTCGTGTAGCGTACACTGTTCATCGAACAAAGGAAAATTAAGTATCCTGTCCAAGTTGAAGACGCGGCAATTTAACCAGCATCGAATACTGTGTTAATATATTAGCATGATCAAATTCATGGTCATATTTCTGTTGAATCATTTTATCGATGCGCATACGTACAACgtgaatatatttcgatttctttctttttttttttgaatttgcttttttttcttttcttttttattgttttttcgaTTTGTTTCATTGGTTCAATGATGGAAGGTGTCGAAGGAGATCATGTTCTTAAATTTCATACTATAAACATGTACATATTTCGAATCTTGCTTCTTAAGCaattgtaaaatgtatatatatatcctcgtTGCAATTGCTCGTAAAATGATGCGACGCTTTCTCGCGTTATACTGTTAATATATAACCCAATGGTAGCTGCAAGCTGTTTCATTGAAACACATATGgatcataatgaaaaatttgcgTGTATACGAGC is drawn from Apis mellifera strain DH4 linkage group LG5, Amel_HAv3.1, whole genome shotgun sequence and contains these coding sequences:
- the LOC726806 gene encoding uncharacterized protein LOC726806 isoform X2 translates to MNNRDIYLLPKLKSVFIEENWNELLNLLNPKIFRISESEELIAFSILAKVAEILTTENPIIPNNIKIVCLKCLGNSCVNSYIHKEYSIDIERGTYNHNLYSILANNENIKEMEMSNSYPFNSHFPYEGIIDWTSNFITSYMLDNDLVDEKLEILRLCIQFLCNLFTFASIKNSDHLDQYNIPKYLYDTNLKDIIINITNSEHMSLVRASCAFIHNALKKYEGNTFLEREKIHLCSQLLKPIKQDFESAKEALMLLLLERNILENIYNDMTIENKLYLLEIICNELSNSIHKSKSEYIFTKDTIEFLIERFCNKSDLILKTVDIYLDEMEPIEIVILLDIIGILTSKFCEEYNFLNNYKNLLINCTYLLKSIQMIGKQSDNHFTPLQKLSDITLAMKGLTNNNSEAFSNSIEFKENRNKLNSTKNDFQNHPTFGFKAGLIRIIGNMSYKNKEYQDLR